The Enterobacter oligotrophicus sequence TGCGCTTCAATGACATCGGCCAGCTTCAGCAAACACTCTGAACGGCTTTTTGGCGTTGTTTGCCCCCATTCGACAAAAGCGCGGTCGGCTGCCAGCACCGCGGCATCGACCTGAGCCGCAGACGCCTCAGCGATCTCCAGCAATACTTCTCCGGTGGCAGGGTTATAGACAGGCTGTTTTTCCCCGTCGCCGGGAATGAGTTCACCATTGATCAGCAGTAGATTTTGCATAGCATTGTCCTGTTGAAATCGATGTTATTTTCCGCTACCAGCGATATTTTCGCCGTCGCGGGTTAGCCACCAGGCTCCCAGAATGGGGATAGTGGTGACCAGCATCACCAGCAGAGCCACCACATTGGTGACCGGTACGTCGCGCGGGCGTCCAAGCTGGTTAAGCAACCACAGCGGTAACGTGCGTTCGTGTCCCGCCGTAAATGTCGTGACGATTATTTCGTCAAATGACAGCGCAAACGCCAGCATGCCCCCCGCCAGCAGCGCCGAGCCAAGATTCGGCAGCACCACATAGCGGAAGGTTTGCCAGCCATCTGCACCTAAATCCATCGACGCCTCGACCAGGCTCCATGAGGTACGCCGGAACCGGGCGATCACATTGTTAAACACCACGACCACACAGAAGGTGGCGTGCCCGACCACGATAGTGAAAAAGCCGGGTTCAAGGTTGATGGTTTTGAATGCTGTCAGCAGCGCCAGCCCGGTGATAATGCCAGGCAAGGCGATCGGTAACAGCAACAACAGCGAAATGGCGTTTTTGCCAAAAAACTCACTGCGCCACAGTGCGGCTGCAGCAAGTGTGCCAAGTACCAGCGCAATCGCAGTAGACAATGCCGCAATCTGAAGTGACAACGTCACGGAATCGATGATATCTCCACGCGCGGCCGCCACGCTAAACCACTTCAGCGTCAGCCCCTGCGGCGGGAAGCTAAAGGCGGCATCTTCTGTGTTAAAGGCATAGGTTGCGATAATCAGCAGTGGAAAATGCAGGAAGATAACCCCGCCCCAGGCAGCTACTTTCAGGAACAACGGTGCGCGTTCAGAGTGCATCGAATGCTCCCAGACGTTTCACGAACGCCAGATAGAGGGAGATAAGCACAATTGGCACCAGCGTGAACGCCGCCGCCATTGGCATATTGCCGATAGCACCCTGCTGGGAGTAAACCATGTTGCCAATGAAATACCCCGGCGGCCCCACCAGTTGCGGAACGATAAAGTCTCCCAGCGTCAGCGAGAACGTAAATATCGATCCCGCCGCAATGCCAGGAATGGCCAGCGGAAGCACCACGTAGCGGAAGGTCTGACGCGGACGCGCGCCGAGATCGGCTGATGCCTGCAACAACGAGGCAGGCAACCGCTCCAGCGCCGCCTGGACAGGCAGGATCATAAACGGCAGCCAGATATAGACAAACACCAGAAAACGCCCCAGGCCGGAGGTAGACAACGTGTTGCCACCTATTGCCGGAACCGTAAGCAGTGACGTCAGGATCGGCTCCAGCCCCATATGGTTCAGGAACCACTGCGCCACACCGTCTTTCGCCAGTAATAATGTCCATGCATAGGCTTTAACGATATAGCTCGCCCACATGGGCAGCATCACCGCGATATAAAAAAACGCTTTCCATTTGCCGCGGGTGTAACGCGCCATATACCAGGCCATCGGAAAAGCAAGGATTGCGCTGGCGACAGTCACGGCGATAGCCATGACCAGCGTGCGAAGGATGATGTCGTAGTTGGCCGGATTAAAAAGTGCCTGAATGTTCGCAAACGTCAGCTCAGGCGTGACCGACATGGTGAAGTCGTCGAAGGTGTAGAACCCCTGCCACAACAGCGTGAGCAGCGATCCTAAATAGACAATGCCAAACCACATCAGCGGCGCAAGCAGGAGCAGGAACAGCCCGAACGACGGTTTGCGCCAGAACAGCGCAGCGATCCGGCTTAGCCTGCCGTGCGGCGCGGGAGTGTGTGAAACGCTCATCTCCATTTCACCTCTCCTCGTGCAGCGGCACCATGGCCTCGCGTGACCAGGAGGCCAACACCTGCTGTCCTGGCTCTACACCCGCCGGTATCGTTGCGCCACTCAGGTTGGCCTGGCTCACCAGCAGTTTTGCGCCGTCTGCCAGCCGGAGTTCAAAACGCGTCGCCGCCCCCTGATACTGAACGGCCTGAACCACACCCTGAACCTGCACTTCTCCGCTTTCGTTGAGGCGAATATGTTCCGGGCGCAGCGAATAGATGCCCTCCATCCCGCACACGTGGCGGGCTACGTCCGCCTCAAACACGTTAGACGTACCGACAAAGCTCGCCACAAACGGAGTGCGCGGGCGCATATAAAGCTCGCGCGGAGAATCAACCTGCTCAATACGGCCGTTGTTAAACACCGCCACCCGGTCTGACATCGACAGGGCTTCACCCTGATCGTGCGTGACGAAAATAAACGTGATCCCCAGCTCTTGCTGAAGTTTTTTCAGCTCGAACTGCATCTGCTCGCGCAGTTTCAGATCGAGCGCGCCCAGAGGTTCATCCAGCAGTAACACGCGGGGCTCGTTGACCAGCGCACGCGCAATTGCCACACGCTGGCGCTGGCCGCCGGAGAGCTGTGACGGCTTACGGGAAACCGCAAAACTCAGCCCGACCTTTTCCAGCGCCTCGCGTGCCTGAGCATGACGTTTTTTCTTGTCGATGCCTTTCACCATCAGGCCGTATGCTACGTTATCGAGAATCGACATATGCGGAAACAGCGCGTAATCCTGAAACACGGTGTTGACATCGCGTTCCCACGGAGGGAGTTCACTGGCCTCTTTACCGAAGATTTTTATCGCGCCGCCGCTGAGCTGTTCAAAACCGGCGATCAGGCGCAGGCAGGTGGTTTTGCCGGAGCCAGAAGGCCCCAGCATGGAGAAAAATTCCCCGTCACGAATACCAATGGTGACGCCGTCTACCGCCCGCACGTCACCGTACAGACGGGATACGTCATTAAACTCAACCGCGTACGTCATGTTCTGCTCCCGGCGATTAACGGCCGCCCATGATGGCGATGTAATCCTGCGTCCAGCGGCTGTAAGGGACATACTTGCCCCCCTCGGCGATTGGCGTTTTCCAGAACATGATTTTGTCAAAGTAGTTATAACCGTTTGTTTCACAGCCTTTATCGCCTAAAAGCGTGCTGGCTTTGCACCCTTCTGCAACCACCGGGAGCGAGCCAAACCATGCCGCCAGGTCGCCCTGCACTTTTGGCGTTAGCGACCAGTTCATCCATTTATAGGCGCACATCGGATGTTTAGCGTCCGAATGCAGCATGGTGGTGTCCGCCCAGCCGGTGACGCCCTCTTTCGGGAACACGGTCGCAACAGGCTGGTTGTCCGCTTTCAGGGCATTGGCCTGATACGGCCATGCGCTGGAGGCGACGACACCTTCGTTTTTAAAATCGCTCATCTGGACGGTAGTGTCATGCCAGTAGCGGTGGATTAAGGCATGCTGGTCGCGAAGGACCTTAAGCACGGCGGCATACTGTTTTTCCGTCAACTGATAGGGATCGGTGATGCCAAGCTGTGGCTGGGTGGCTTTAACGAACAGTGCGGCATCGGCGATATAAATCGGGCCATCATAGGCCTGAACGCGGCCCTGGTTGGTTTTCCCGTCCGGCAGGTCTTGTTTAACGAAAACCACTTTCCAGCTGTCGGGCGGCGTCGGGAAAGTTTTGGTGTTATACATCAGCAGGTTCGGCCCCCACTGATACGGCGTGCCGTACACCTTTCCACCGACGTTAAACCACTCGCCTTTGACGATGCGCGGATCGATAGTTTTCCAGTTCGGGATCAGGTCTGGGTTAATCGGCTGTACGCGTTTACCCATGATCAGGCGCAGCGAGGCATCACCAGACGCAGTGACCAGGTCATAGCCCCCTTTCGCCATCAGGCTGACCATCTCATCCGAGGTGGCGGCGGTTTTGACGTTGACCGCGCAGCCGGTCTCTTTTTCAAACTGCGTGACCCAGTCATAATTTTTATCGGTTTGACCACGCTCGATGTAGCCCGGCCAGGCAATAATATCCAGTCGTCCTTCCCCGTCGCCGATAGCCTTTGGTGGCTCGGCGGCTTGCGCTGTCATGATCGTCATGCCGAGCGCGCACAGGCTGCTGCGGGCAAATTTTTTGCTCATTAGATTTACTCCTGTCGCAATGAAATTTAGCGGCAGCCGTGCCGTAAAAATATCTCCCTTACTAAACGTAGACCGCGCAAATGCGCCGCACCGTGCGGCTTAAGGAAATTTCATCAAGGTGTGACCGAGGGCGCATTCCCCGTTAACTGGATTATAGACAAGGAGTTAGCGTTGAGAGGCAGTATGCAGATTTCCTATGATGCGCTACCGCAAATGATTCGCCGTACCGTTATTGTGATAAGGCGAGATTATTGAAAATCATGCTTCCAGCATTTCGTTAATCAATTTCCCCAGTTGAATAACGGCCTGTTCTTCCCGCTCGCCCCATGCCCAGGAGGTGTTAAAACGGAAGAATGGCGTCCAGGCATCCGAGGTAGAAAACATCTTGCCAGGCGCAATGCTGATATGGTGATTCAGGGCTTTTTCGCTTAACAGCCCGGCATCCAGCCGCGCGGGCAGTTCCAGCCATAAAAAGTAGCCGCTGTCATTATGATGAATTTTGACATCTGCAGGCATGTGGCGCAGCAGCGCCTGCCAGGCCTGTTGTTTGCGCTCGGCGAGGGTACGCCGCAGGCGGCGAAGATGAGCGTCGTAACGTTTGGTCGCCAGATAATCCACCAGCGCCAGCTGCATCGGGGAACTGGTCGATAACGTGCTCATCAGTTGCAGTTGCTGAATGCGTCGCGCATGTTTACCGGCGGCTACCCATCCGATGCGAAAACCGGCGACAAGGCATTTCGAAAAGGAGGAGCAGTGCAACGTCATGTCCTGTTCATCCCAGGCTTTCGCCGGAAGCGGTTTTTCACGACCAAAGTAAAGCTCGCTGTAGACATCATCCTCAATCAGCGTGACGTTGTGTTTTGTCAGCAGAGCGACTACATGTGCCTTTTTTTCTGCACTGAGCGTGAATCCAAGCGGGTTTTGGCTGTTAGTCATTAGCCAGCAGGCTTTTACCGGGTAATCATTCAGTGCCTGCTCAAGCGCGTTGAGGTCAATGCCTTCCCGCACATCCGTCGCTACCGACAAGGCTTTCAGTTTCAGGCGTTC is a genomic window containing:
- a CDS encoding ABC transporter permease produces the protein MHSERAPLFLKVAAWGGVIFLHFPLLIIATYAFNTEDAAFSFPPQGLTLKWFSVAAARGDIIDSVTLSLQIAALSTAIALVLGTLAAAALWRSEFFGKNAISLLLLLPIALPGIITGLALLTAFKTINLEPGFFTIVVGHATFCVVVVFNNVIARFRRTSWSLVEASMDLGADGWQTFRYVVLPNLGSALLAGGMLAFALSFDEIIVTTFTAGHERTLPLWLLNQLGRPRDVPVTNVVALLVMLVTTIPILGAWWLTRDGENIAGSGK
- a CDS encoding ABC transporter permease is translated as MEMSVSHTPAPHGRLSRIAALFWRKPSFGLFLLLLAPLMWFGIVYLGSLLTLLWQGFYTFDDFTMSVTPELTFANIQALFNPANYDIILRTLVMAIAVTVASAILAFPMAWYMARYTRGKWKAFFYIAVMLPMWASYIVKAYAWTLLLAKDGVAQWFLNHMGLEPILTSLLTVPAIGGNTLSTSGLGRFLVFVYIWLPFMILPVQAALERLPASLLQASADLGARPRQTFRYVVLPLAIPGIAAGSIFTFSLTLGDFIVPQLVGPPGYFIGNMVYSQQGAIGNMPMAAAFTLVPIVLISLYLAFVKRLGAFDAL
- a CDS encoding ABC transporter ATP-binding protein, producing MTYAVEFNDVSRLYGDVRAVDGVTIGIRDGEFFSMLGPSGSGKTTCLRLIAGFEQLSGGAIKIFGKEASELPPWERDVNTVFQDYALFPHMSILDNVAYGLMVKGIDKKKRHAQAREALEKVGLSFAVSRKPSQLSGGQRQRVAIARALVNEPRVLLLDEPLGALDLKLREQMQFELKKLQQELGITFIFVTHDQGEALSMSDRVAVFNNGRIEQVDSPRELYMRPRTPFVASFVGTSNVFEADVARHVCGMEGIYSLRPEHIRLNESGEVQVQGVVQAVQYQGAATRFELRLADGAKLLVSQANLSGATIPAGVEPGQQVLASWSREAMVPLHEER
- the ydcS gene encoding putative ABC transporter substrate-binding protein YdcS; the protein is MSKKFARSSLCALGMTIMTAQAAEPPKAIGDGEGRLDIIAWPGYIERGQTDKNYDWVTQFEKETGCAVNVKTAATSDEMVSLMAKGGYDLVTASGDASLRLIMGKRVQPINPDLIPNWKTIDPRIVKGEWFNVGGKVYGTPYQWGPNLLMYNTKTFPTPPDSWKVVFVKQDLPDGKTNQGRVQAYDGPIYIADAALFVKATQPQLGITDPYQLTEKQYAAVLKVLRDQHALIHRYWHDTTVQMSDFKNEGVVASSAWPYQANALKADNQPVATVFPKEGVTGWADTTMLHSDAKHPMCAYKWMNWSLTPKVQGDLAAWFGSLPVVAEGCKASTLLGDKGCETNGYNYFDKIMFWKTPIAEGGKYVPYSRWTQDYIAIMGGR
- a CDS encoding PLP-dependent aminotransferase family protein, producing the protein MKKYQRLAQQIISQIELGVWLPGDKLPSLREQVASSGMSFMTVGHAYQMLESQGRIVARPQSGYYVASRPTAQQPAPPAQVMRDEVVDINTYIFDVLQASRDPSVVPFASAFPDPRLFPLQQLNRSLANVSKTATAMSVIENLPPGNVDLRHAIARRYAQQGMNISPEEIVITAGALEALNLSLQAVTEPGDWVIVENPCFYGALQALERLKLKALSVATDVREGIDLNALEQALNDYPVKACWLMTNSQNPLGFTLSAEKKAHVVALLTKHNVTLIEDDVYSELYFGREKPLPAKAWDEQDMTLHCSSFSKCLVAGFRIGWVAAGKHARRIQQLQLMSTLSTSSPMQLALVDYLATKRYDAHLRRLRRTLAERKQQAWQALLRHMPADVKIHHNDSGYFLWLELPARLDAGLLSEKALNHHISIAPGKMFSTSDAWTPFFRFNTSWAWGEREEQAVIQLGKLINEMLEA